ATTTCCTGTTCCGGCGTGCCGTAATCGCCGGCAAAATCGCCTTGTTTGTTCAGGCCCTGCATACCCTGTCGGCCCTTGTCCACGCGATTGTTGATGATGATATCCGGCTGCAGATTTCGGACAAAAGTGTACAGCTCTTTGCCCATGTCGCTGGTGTAATCGGGGATCCATTCGCCGTCGAACCAGAGAATACCGATATCGCCATAGTTGGTCAGTAATTCCCGCAGCTGGGGTTTCAGGTGATTGTCAAAATAATCGCGGAAATTCGGATTCACGTTTTCGCTGTCTCGCCATTGATTATACTCCGGTTCCCACATGGCCTGGGCGTCCGGATGATGCCAGTCCATGATCGAATAATAGAAGCACAGTTTGATGTCATATTTTTCGCAGGCCTCTGCCATTTCTTTCAAGATATCTTTGTCATAGGGCGTGGCATCGATAATATCCCATTCAGTGACTTGCGAATCCCATAAGCAGAATCCGTCGTGATGCTTGGAGGTGATGACGATGTATTTCATGCCTGCGTCTTTGGCGAGCTTGACCCATCGGTCTGCATCAAATTCGGTCGGATTGAACTCCCCGGCGAATTTTTCATAGTCTTTGATCGGGATATGAAGCTTGTGCATGATCCATTCGCCGATTCCTTCCACACGCTCCCCCTGATATTTTCCGGCCGGAACCGCGTACAATCCCCAGGTAATAAACATGCCAAAGCGGGCATCCTT
The candidate division KSB1 bacterium DNA segment above includes these coding regions:
- a CDS encoding alpha-L-fucosidase — protein: MKHICILLLLLMIVGCSETRVDYLNESPQQTAERMQWFKDARFGMFITWGLYAVPAGKYQGERVEGIGEWIMHKLHIPIKDYEKFAGEFNPTEFDADRWVKLAKDAGMKYIVITSKHHDGFCLWDSQVTEWDIIDATPYDKDILKEMAEACEKYDIKLCFYYSIMDWHHPDAQAMWEPEYNQWRDSENVNPNFRDYFDNHLKPQLRELLTNYGDIGILWFDGEWIPDYTSDMGKELYTFVRNLQPDIIINNRVDKGRQGMQGLNKQGDFAGDYGTPEQEIPDTGLKGVDWESCMTMNDTWGYKHFDDNWKSTETLIHNLIDIVSKGGNFLLNVGPKASGVIPQPSVERLQAIGDWIDVYGESIYGSTASPFEKPQWGRYTQKGDIVYAHIFDWPQNKHLDIPVEKEITEVALLGGAALEYVQNNDGIAVELPETAPNSIATVLVIQ